TGCGGTGTTAGATTATTTCTGGCCATCACCTTCTGTCTTACTTCGCGGATCTTCAATTGCAAACTAGCTTTGTTGGGAAAGATGTCTGAATGTTGGGATTGAAAGTTCGAGGTCGCTTGAGCTGAAGGAAAATATGTATGCTCTTGAAATAACTGCATCACTAACTGTCTTCTCTGCTCCAAAATTTTCCGGTGGCCCTTTTCCGGATCCTTCGAGGTTCCCGGCGTTCGAGGAGTTCGCGGGGAATTAGCTTCTCCCATCTCATTCATTTCTAAACataattttcaaacaaatgTATTACCTCCAACGACAACAAAATTAACTCATGCATTTCGTTTTTCTCTTAGATCTTTCACGCTTcaaaattatgcaaaaaaaaaccgtaattttttttaacaaaattcacCTAATGCCAAAAATGACAAGCGAcacgttttcagaaattttgttttccagtCACCCTCATATCTTTTCTACTGAACTTTGGCGAACTAGGTCGTAAAATTAACCACAGCTTTACGCATGCGCTATGGTTTTCTAAAATGAACGAATCGGCAGAACACTACTTACCGCGAACGCTGTCCATGTTAAAATCAGGTCCAAAAAAGACAGCAGGTTTAATTGAAGAAGCAGATTTAGGTACGCTCTGAGGAATTTCTCCTTCAGATTCCTCTTCAACTGACGATCTGTGACTTGCACTGAGATTCCGCTTCTTATTGTAGGGAAAAAGACCAGGACTAGACGAGATAGCACTTGGTGATTGACATTCTTCAGGTTTGAATTGAGGTAAAGaacaaaatttcttttcgAAATTAACCTGTTCCAAAACTCTGCAACAAAACACACCCTGACGCgagttcgatttttttttggggaatTTCCACCTGTCCATTCCATCCTCCTTGTTTCGTTTGAAAAGACTTTTTTTAGTAACCGGCGATACGAGAGGACAATCTGACGACGAATTGTCATTGCTGGGAGGCCGTAATGGAACAGAAGAGTTTTCGGTCAAGTTTTGATTATTCGACGGAAACAACGCTAAAAACAATGAAGCTAATtgacatatatttttttttaaacaacttaAGCGACCTACCCATAGACTGGCGTCTTTGTAAAGGCGCTTTTCCGAGCTGAGCTGGCGTCGGTGCTAACTTGAACTCTTTCTTGATGCCATCGGGGAGCAAATCGGAATTATTATTGTGAGTATCTGCAATGGAAGTTTTCAAATCCTTGTCCGTGCACTTGCCATCTTTGTTCTCAAGCTTTATGAATACAcctaaagagaaaaaaaaaaccctcATAAAACTGTCCACTTTTACAATTCTCTATGTACACTACTTTCAACATATAcagggcaaaaaaaaaaacaatctttaCATGCGAATCTTTTGCATTTTATCAGGTCATATAGAAAGTTTTTTGGGGGTTTCAGCTAATCGAATATACacatataaaagaaaaaaaaaaaatacaaaatgaagtGAATTCGTGCtccaattgaattttattattctaacCACCGTGCAGTTTTCATCTAATGTGCCTGTATATCTACCTGAATTAGATGACGTTGTAGTAATCTGATTCTGAGACGACTGAACATCAGACTGTGACGATATTCCTTGGTTGATCGATTTATTTAACGGTTGACTAACAATGACTGATTGTACAGCAGTTTTTGGTACCAACTGCACCGGCAATGACAAATTTCGACCACTTGAATCTGAGGCTGTGAAAGGTGGTGGCATATAAACATATTGTACAGGATGTTCTGACGGTGTTGATGCAACTACAACAACAGGTTGAGATCTTTCAGTATCGTTAGATAAACATAGTGCGGGTTGTCCGGTAAAAATAGCAACTGTCACAGGCTGATTTGGGAACTGATTATTCTGATTGTGATTGTCGCCCATTTGAATAATTGAAGATTGTTTCGCTTGAGGTTTTAACATTGTTAAAGTATGATTTGATTTACTTGAAATAGTGCTAGTTTGTATACCTGATGATGAAACCCATTGTGAAACAGCATCGTTATTTTTAACAGTAACATTATTAGAACTCTCATTGAAGTTACTCCAAGATTCTCCGACTTCATTCTGGTCGTTTTTGATCTCGTTCTTTCCCACTTTCGGCGAGACAGGCATCGTTTTAAAAGCCCCTCCCGTCGGTTGAAATCCGGTAATCCCCGAAGGGTTGACAGGCGAATAGTGAAAGCTCAGAGTGCTCGAACTAGCCGTTGAACTGTATTTGGTAGTGTTATCGGATGTAGGCATTATTGCTTTGATTGGCTTAGGTCTATAAGTCACATCGGTACTCTTATTTGATACTGGACTAAAACGCGTCTGGGGAAAACTTCGATTCTCCACCGATGCTTCCAGGTCGCTCTGCGATTCTGAATCTGAATCGGTTACTTTTTCTTTGCATTTTAGGTCGATTTCCACACCACCGGTTTCTTCACAGATCACCATTTGATCGTCGTCCGAAACGTCACCTTGGTTATCTTGAAGAATCTGACGTGATGGTTCGGACAACGGAGCCGGAGAATTTAAAGCTTGCGGACTGACTGGAAGTTCTCCGATCTCCGCACTGTCACCAGTCGAACTCAACTTGCTTCGTGTCGAACCGGTCGAAGATTTTCGTCTGTCTTTGTTGCACCTAAAATTTATCATGAAACCTCAAGTGATCTTCATTCGAAAATTACACAACAACAAACGACAACAGCGTTCTATCTATCCAGCGTTGGGCAAACTAAAGTGATATATCAAaacaagcaatttaaaaaaaaatcattttttaacacCCTAACTCCCAACGCTGAACGCAACCTCCGTAAAGCGAgttccaaaaataaattttgaacagTTGAAGGTTTCAATATTTAACGCAAAACTTCTTTTGGAAAGCACTGCGTATGTTTCCCTATCCCACTTACCACTTCCACTCAGGATGCGCTTTGAAATGGGCCTCCTTGACTTCCGACGCCAACTGATGGTACTCTTTCTTCTGTTCTGGACCCAAAGCGTACCACCATTCACCCAAAATCTTCGACACGGTTCTGTTATCTTGATTGGGATGGCGCTGATGCACCAAAGCTCTGTGCCTCTTCGAGAATATCATGAATGCATTCATCGGTCTCCTGATGCGATCCTTGTTCTGAAAACGTGAATTTAGTAAGGGCGGCGAAAACGCAAATCTTCAAACAACCTTGACCAAACTGTTGTCTTTCGTGTTGCTCTGCAAAGAACCCAACGACTGGGTCCTGCGTTTGTTCGTCGTGTTCTCGTTCAGGTTGTTCGTATCGGCCgattcattttcgaaaacgtcgTCGTCTTCCTCGGCCGGTATTGGCATCAATTCTACGTCACCGTCGTCGTCCGGGGGGTCCATTTTGGAAACCGAAGAAGTCGTCGGGACCGGAGGTGCTGAAAGCGGAGGTGACAGTTCTGACAGGGGCGGTGAATTCGGATCTGGACACGCCGTCAGAATAGGCACTATCGAATGCCACGGGATCACAAAAGCCGATT
The sequence above is drawn from the Tenebrio molitor chromosome X, icTenMoli1.1, whole genome shotgun sequence genome and encodes:
- the cic gene encoding protein capicua homolog isoform X1, coding for MANMDVGVRKLPKKRKFDPSELEENNTTASYIPVSVVQSVMSAPPQATAVDYSCPTNKQNSVDLSEWCNHRVLAKRGDWYYPGVIREASGSNITVELDGKEEKLVHFTNVFDNECYNVIGDASPSNNEVTLGARVCVRHNQQHMFVEGVVFNICNEGQVVRFVVAVIGEKQVKITVKRSELRLLRPPWYDELVEPQVHESMTAKLEYFTNTTVSPQLHTPVSVCTPQSNGRIYDDYCESEEDELRRGDITFNSEVDAKLSGSSKRSSMHSRGSSSSSITPRSQPTTPRSQAATPHKYKKGDVVSNPNGIRKKFNGKQWRRLCSKDGCTKESQRRGYCSRHLSLKGNSLRSGPTFPRSNSKADGEDTSRDSETSPNCNDRRITGRFDQDETEAANMLVSLGSSRSATPAYSPNHQGSSPHTMQSPITVGSRQNVFMPIISPGLQKINSPGPQGYNPPYHQPLIRPESVRPIQGVPSVIRLSPSPRQWGGSNPTEQPSVILQHALTSSTNQSVVDGENTQIQSGTVYCVMPQPHEKSVMVIKNEMDNEAKENKSFQRQVIQSDHLIQTQTIHVAPNNVSNLNNTHSAEVGIVQTNSTNASLLPVIVNPTQLLPVLPSASQSVVKKVIPTGTVQQPTPPVIVKTEQVTSNIQNHKDHVIQHSALHTQSHPRISVQSHNATSPQFAQSPARPIVPQPKISTNSQSAFVIPWHSIVPILTACPDPNSPPLSELSPPLSAPPVPTTSSVSKMDPPDDDGDVELMPIPAEEDDDVFENESADTNNLNENTTNKRRTQSLGSLQSNTKDNSLVKNKDRIRRPMNAFMIFSKRHRALVHQRHPNQDNRTVSKILGEWWYALGPEQKKEYHQLASEVKEAHFKAHPEWKWCNKDRRKSSTGSTRSKLSSTGDSAEIGELPVSPQALNSPAPLSEPSRQILQDNQGDVSDDDQMVICEETGGVEIDLKCKEKVTDSDSESQSDLEASVENRSFPQTRFSPVSNKSTDVTYRPKPIKAIMPTSDNTTKYSSTASSSTLSFHYSPVNPSGITGFQPTGGAFKTMPVSPKVGKNEIKNDQNEVGESWSNFNESSNNVTVKNNDAVSQWVSSSGIQTSTISSKSNHTLTMLKPQAKQSSIIQMGDNHNQNNQFPNQPVTVAIFTGQPALCLSNDTERSQPVVVVASTPSEHPVQYVYMPPPFTASDSSGRNLSLPVQLVPKTAVQSVIVSQPLNKSINQGISSQSDVQSSQNQITTTSSNSGVFIKLENKDGKCTDKDLKTSIADTHNNNSDLLPDGIKKEFKLAPTPAQLGKAPLQRRQSMASLFLALFPSNNQNLTENSSVPLRPPSNDNSSSDCPLVSPVTKKSLFKRNKEDGMDRVLEQVNFEKKFCSLPQFKPEECQSPSAISSSPGLFPYNKKRNLSASHRSSVEEESEGEIPQSVPKSASSIKPAVFFGPDFNMDSVREMNEMGEANSPRTPRTPGTSKDPEKGHRKILEQRRQLVMQLFQEHTYFPSAQATSNFQSQHSDIFPNKASLQLKIREVRQKVMARNNLTPHSANSQSSPVTPAEPLNSS
- the cic gene encoding protein capicua homolog isoform X2, coding for MANMDVGVRKLPKKRKFDPSELEENNTTASYIPVSVVQSVMSAPPQATAVDYSCPTNKQNSVDLSEWCNHRVLAKRGDWYYPGVIREASGSNITVELDGKEEKLVHFTNVFDNECYNVIGDASPSNNEVTLGARVCVRHNQQHMFVEGVVFNICNEGQVVRFVVAVIGEKQVKITVKRSELRLLRPPWYDELVEPQVHESMTAKLEYFTNTTVSPQLHTPVSVCTPQSNGRIYDDYCESEEDELRRGDITFNSEVDAKLSGSSKRSSMHSRGSSSSSITPRSQPTTPRSQAATPHKYKKGDVVSNPNGIRKKFNGKQWRRLCSKDGCTKESQRRGYCSRHLSLKGNSLRSGPTFPRSNSKADGEDTSRDSETSPNCNDRRITGRFDQDETEAANMLVSLGSSRSATPAYSPNHQGSSPHTMQSPITVGSRQNVFMPIISPGLQKINSPGPQGYNPPYHQPLIRPESVRPIQGVPSVIRLSPSPRQWGGSNPTEQPSVILQHALTSSTNQSVVDGENTQIQSGTVYCVMPQPHEKSVMVIKNEMDNEAKENKSFQRQVIQSDHLIQTQTIHVAPNNVSNLNNTHSAEVGIVQTNSTNASLLPVIVNPTQLLPVLPSASQSVVKKVIPTGTVQQPTPPVIVKTEQVTSNIQNHKDHVIQHSALHTQSHPRISVQSHNATSPQFAQSPARPIVPQPKISTNSQSAFVIPWHSIVPILTACPDPNSPPLSELSPPLSAPPVPTTSSVSKMDPPDDDGDVELMPIPAEEDDDVFENESADTNNLNENTTNKRRTQSLGSLQSNTKDNSLVKNKDRIRRPMNAFMIFSKRHRALVHQRHPNQDNRTVSKILGEWWYALGPEQKKEYHQLASEVKEAHFKAHPEWKWCNKDRRKSSTGSTRSKLSSTGDSAEIGELPVSPQALNSPAPLSEPSRQILQDNQGDVSDDDQMVICEETGGVEIDLKCKEKVTDSDSESQSDLEASVENRSFPQTRFSPVSNKSTDVTYRPKPIKAIMPTSDNTTKYSSTASSSTLSFHYSPVNPSGITGFQPTGGAFKTMPVSPKVGKNEIKNDQNEVGESWSNFNESSNNVTVKNNDAVSQWVSSSGIQTSTISSKSNHTLTMLKPQAKQSSIIQMGDNHNQNNQFPNQPVTVAIFTGQPALCLSNDTERSQPVVVVASTPSEHPVQYVYMPPPFTASDSSGRNLSLPVQLVPKTAVQSVIVSQPLNKSINQGISSQSDVQSSQNQITTTSSNSGVFIKLENKDGKCTDKDLKTSIADTHNNNSDLLPDGIKKEFKLAPTPAQLGKAPLQRRQSMALFPSNNQNLTENSSVPLRPPSNDNSSSDCPLVSPVTKKSLFKRNKEDGMDRVLEQVNFEKKFCSLPQFKPEECQSPSAISSSPGLFPYNKKRNLSASHRSSVEEESEGEIPQSVPKSASSIKPAVFFGPDFNMDSVREMNEMGEANSPRTPRTPGTSKDPEKGHRKILEQRRQLVMQLFQEHTYFPSAQATSNFQSQHSDIFPNKASLQLKIREVRQKVMARNNLTPHSANSQSSPVTPAEPLNSS
- the cic gene encoding protein capicua homolog isoform X3 — protein: MANMDVGVRKLPKKRKFDPSELEENNTTASYIPVSVVQSVMSAPPQATAVDYSCPTNKQNSVDLSEWCNHRVLAKRGDWYYPGVIREASGSNITVELDGKEEKLVHFTNVFDNECYNVIGDASPSNNEVTLGARVCVRHNQQHMFVEGVVFNICNEGQVVRFVVAVIGEKQVKITVKRSELRLLRPPWYDELVEPQVHESMTAKLEYFTNTTVSPQLHTPVSVCTPQSNGRIYDDYCESEEDELRRGDITFNSEVDAKLSGSSKRSSMHSRGSSSSSITPRSQPTTPRSQAATPHKYKKGDVVSNPNGIRKKFNGKQWRRLCSKDGCTKESQRRGYCSRHLSLKDGEDTSRDSETSPNCNDRRITGRFDQDETEAANMLVSLGSSRSATPAYSPNHQGSSPHTMQSPITVGSRQNVFMPIISPGLQKINSPGPQGYNPPYHQPLIRPESVRPIQGVPSVIRLSPSPRQWGGSNPTEQPSVILQHALTSSTNQSVVDGENTQIQSGTVYCVMPQPHEKSVMVIKNEMDNEAKENKSFQRQVIQSDHLIQTQTIHVAPNNVSNLNNTHSAEVGIVQTNSTNASLLPVIVNPTQLLPVLPSASQSVVKKVIPTGTVQQPTPPVIVKTEQVTSNIQNHKDHVIQHSALHTQSHPRISVQSHNATSPQFAQSPARPIVPQPKISTNSQSAFVIPWHSIVPILTACPDPNSPPLSELSPPLSAPPVPTTSSVSKMDPPDDDGDVELMPIPAEEDDDVFENESADTNNLNENTTNKRRTQSLGSLQSNTKDNSLVKNKDRIRRPMNAFMIFSKRHRALVHQRHPNQDNRTVSKILGEWWYALGPEQKKEYHQLASEVKEAHFKAHPEWKWCNKDRRKSSTGSTRSKLSSTGDSAEIGELPVSPQALNSPAPLSEPSRQILQDNQGDVSDDDQMVICEETGGVEIDLKCKEKVTDSDSESQSDLEASVENRSFPQTRFSPVSNKSTDVTYRPKPIKAIMPTSDNTTKYSSTASSSTLSFHYSPVNPSGITGFQPTGGAFKTMPVSPKVGKNEIKNDQNEVGESWSNFNESSNNVTVKNNDAVSQWVSSSGIQTSTISSKSNHTLTMLKPQAKQSSIIQMGDNHNQNNQFPNQPVTVAIFTGQPALCLSNDTERSQPVVVVASTPSEHPVQYVYMPPPFTASDSSGRNLSLPVQLVPKTAVQSVIVSQPLNKSINQGISSQSDVQSSQNQITTTSSNSGVFIKLENKDGKCTDKDLKTSIADTHNNNSDLLPDGIKKEFKLAPTPAQLGKAPLQRRQSMASLFLALFPSNNQNLTENSSVPLRPPSNDNSSSDCPLVSPVTKKSLFKRNKEDGMDRVLEQVNFEKKFCSLPQFKPEECQSPSAISSSPGLFPYNKKRNLSASHRSSVEEESEGEIPQSVPKSASSIKPAVFFGPDFNMDSVREMNEMGEANSPRTPRTPGTSKDPEKGHRKILEQRRQLVMQLFQEHTYFPSAQATSNFQSQHSDIFPNKASLQLKIREVRQKVMARNNLTPHSANSQSSPVTPAEPLNSS
- the cic gene encoding protein capicua homolog isoform X4, whose protein sequence is MANMDVGVRKLPKKRKFDPSELEENNTTASYIPVSVVQSVMSAPPQATAVDYSCPTNKQNSVDLSEWCNHRVLAKRGDWYYPGVIREASGSNITVELDGKEEKLVHFTNVFDNECYNVIGDASPSNNEVTLGARVCVRHNQQHMFVEGVVFNICNEGQVVRFVVAVIGEKQVKITVKRSELRLLRPPWYDELVEPQVHESMTAKLEYFTNTTVSPQLHTPVSVCTPQSNGRIYDDYCESEEDELRRGDITFNSEVDAKLSGSSKRSSMHSRGSSSSSITPRSQPTTPRSQAATPHKYKKGDVVSNPNGIRKKFNGKQWRRLCSKDGCTKESQRRGYCSRHLSLKGNSLRSGPTFPRSNSKADGEDTSRDSETSPNCNDRRITGRFDQDETEAANMLVSLGSSRSATPAYSPNHQGSSPHTMQSPITVGSRQNVFMPIISPGLQKINSPGPQGYNPPYHQPLIRPESVRPIQGVPSVIRLSPSPRQWGGSNPTEQPSVILQHALTSSTNQSVVDGENTQIQSGTVYCVMPQPHEKSVMVIKNEMDNEAKENKSFQRQVIQSDHLIQTQTIHVAPNNVSNLNNTHSAEVGIVQTNSTNASLLPVIVNPTQLLPVLPSASQSVVKKVIPTGTVQQPTPPVIVKTEQVTSNIQNHKDHVIQHSALHTQSHPRISVQSHNATSPQFAQSPARPIVPQPKISTNSQSAFVIPWHSIVPILTACPDPNSPPLSELSPPLSAPPVPTTSSVSKMDPPDDDGDVELMPIPAEEDDDVFENESADTNNLNENTTNKRRTQSLGSLQSNTKDNSLVKNKDRIRRPMNAFMIFSKRHRALVHQRHPNQDNRTVSKILGEWWYALGPEQKKEYHQLASEVKEAHFKAHPEWKWCNKDRRKSSTGSTRSKLSSTGDSAEIGELPVSPQALNSPAPLSEPSRQILQDNQGDVSDDDQMVICEETGGVEIDLKCKEKVTDSDSESQSDLEASVENRSFPQTRFSPVSNKSTDVTYRPKPIKAIMPTSDNTTKYSSTASSSTLSFHYSPVNPSGITGFQPTGGAFKTMPVSPKVGKNEIKNDQNEVGESWSNFNESSNNVTVKNNDAVSQWVSSSVASTPSEHPVQYVYMPPPFTASDSSGRNLSLPVQLVPKTAVQSVIVSQPLNKSINQGISSQSDVQSSQNQITTTSSNSGVFIKLENKDGKCTDKDLKTSIADTHNNNSDLLPDGIKKEFKLAPTPAQLGKAPLQRRQSMASLFLALFPSNNQNLTENSSVPLRPPSNDNSSSDCPLVSPVTKKSLFKRNKEDGMDRVLEQVNFEKKFCSLPQFKPEECQSPSAISSSPGLFPYNKKRNLSASHRSSVEEESEGEIPQSVPKSASSIKPAVFFGPDFNMDSVREMNEMGEANSPRTPRTPGTSKDPEKGHRKILEQRRQLVMQLFQEHTYFPSAQATSNFQSQHSDIFPNKASLQLKIREVRQKVMARNNLTPHSANSQSSPVTPAEPLNSS